The nucleotide window TAGAATAATGAGACAAATGCAGTAGCACAAAGGATCGCTATAATTGTCTTGAAACCGTGACTTGAACAGCCTACTATTTTTTATAGCTGTTAAACTTTACCCAACGCCTCCGTGATATGCCGTCgattttttctttctttttcttttttctttttgcaaGCAGTTGTCTAAAGGGACAACTTCTCGTGCTTCCAGGGCTTCTTGCCTTCTCCGTCTCCATAGTCAGCAGTAGCTTGGTAGTCGCCTCTGATCTTGTACTTGTAAATAGTCAGTCCATCGAGGCCGACTGGACCACGAGAGTGAATTTTGTTTGTGCTGATACCAACTTCGGTACCAAAACCATAACGCATGCCGTCGGCAAGACGAGTAGCGGCATTCCAGTACACACCAGCTGAGTCAACCTCGTTCATGAAACGTTCGGCCTCGGTAGAATCAGAGCTCATGATAGCGTCTGTGTGGTGAGAGCCGTGGGTGTTGATGTGGGTGATGGCCTCGTCAATAGAGGAAACAGTCTTTACGCCAATGGTGAGGGATAGATGCTCAGTGTCATAGTCTTGAGGGGTGGCATCTTGAACACCTTCCagtgaaagagaagaaatggCAGCCTTGCTGGGCTCGTCGACTCGGAGGGAAACCCCCTTGGCCGCAAGAGCGGAAGCAACAGCAGGGAAGATGGTATTCAGAGCCGATTCCTGGACTAGAAGGGTTTCGACAGCGTTGCAGGCAGCAGGATAGCTTGTCTTGGAGTCCACAATAGCAGTAATAGCCTTTTCCTTATTGGCAGAGGCTGTCAAGTAGATATGGCAGAGACCATCAGCGTGGCCGAGAACGGGAATCTTTGTGGACTCCTTGATGTAACGAACAAGTTCATTCGATCCGCGAGGTATGACAAGATCAATATAGCGGTCCTGAGCGAGGAGCTGGGAAATGACGTCGCGGGTTGTGACGAGCTGGATGGCTGAGTTGGGGACCTTTGTGGTCTCAAGAGCTGATGAGATGACCTTTGAGATGGCCACGAAGGACTCTGTAGACTCTTTCCCACCTGCGACGATAGTGAGCAAATAAGCCAATGTTATGCTATTGCGGTTGAGTCATGACATTACCCTTGAGAATGGCAGCATTTCCAGACTTGATAGCAAGAGAAGCGATGTTGGCGATGACTTCGGGACGGGCCTCGAAAATGATAAGGAGGACGCCAATGGGACATGAGACACGCTCCATGATGAGATCATCATCGAGTTTTGTTCTCATCTGAATCTGGCCAACTGAAATATTGTTAGTTCCATGAGTATTATAGTCTTATGACAGTTGAAATACTTGGGTCATTTAGATCCCTCACATCCAAGATTCCCTTGAGCATATCCTCCCACTTTCCCTTCTTTCCAAGATCCAATCGCGATACAAGAGCCTGGCTAAGACCGCCCTCATCAGCAGCCTTCCTTGCCagctcaagatccttggcGTTGGCTGCGAGGATCTCGTCTTTTGAGGCCGTCAAGGCAGCGTGGATGGCTTCAAGTGCATTGTTGCGCTCGCTGGCCGGGAGGGTCGCGAGAGTGAAAGATGCTGTCTTTGCGGCGCTAGCTGCAGCCTCGGGGGAGGCGTTTGTGAGAGACATTTTTAGTGGCGAATTTGAgagatgaggttgagattgagactgagactgagGTTGTAGTCGCAATGTGTGAAAGTGACTCAGGTGAGGTTATGTATAAACTGTGCCCCGCTGGTATG belongs to Fusarium oxysporum Fo47 chromosome V, complete sequence and includes:
- a CDS encoding Aldehyde/histidinol dehydrogenase gives rise to the protein MSLTNASPEAAASAAKTASFTLATLPASERNNALEAIHAALTASKDEILAANAKDLELARKAADEGGLSQALVSRLDLGKKGKWEDMLKGILDVRDLNDPIGQIQMRTKLDDDLIMERVSCPIGVLLIIFEARPEVIANIASLAIKSGNAAILKGGKESTESFVAISKVISSALETTKVPNSAIQLVTTRDVISQLLAQDRYIDLVIPRGSNELVRYIKESTKIPVLGHADGLCHIYLTASANKEKAITAIVDSKTSYPAACNAVETLLVQESALNTIFPAVASALAAKGVSLRVDEPSKAAISSLSLEGVQDATPQDYDTEHLSLTIGVKTVSSIDEAITHINTHGSHHTDAIMSSDSTEAERFMNEVDSAGVYWNAATRLADGMRYGFGTEVGISTNKIHSRGPVGLDGLTIYKYKIRGDYQATADYGDGEGKKPWKHEKLSL